The genomic segment AGTATGGAGATTAAGAACAGTGATATTGCAGAAGTGATCATAGATAAGGATAGCAACTACGAGTTGCTGAATTTCAGCTTAGAAGGGGTCTACAGGAAGACTTTTCCGAATAATTTGATTCGGCTGAGTCACATGGAAGAATTGACGATCAGGCACAACGATTTGAACACTTTGATTCTGAGACAGTTGAATGGCTTGGTTAAGCTGAAAATTTTGGATCTCAGCTACGATCGAATTGAGCAACTGGTCATACCGGAAGTTTTACATCTACCGAATCTAAAGGAACTTATTTTGGTAGAAAATAAGTTGCAGAAGCTACCGTTGCATTTGCATCGATTGAAGACCCTAGAGCATCTGAATTTACACTCTAATGAAATCGCTTTCCTGGAGATGAGCAAGTTTAATGGACTCACGAATCTAAAAAAGTTGGTTCTAAGTGGCAATAAACTACAAATAAGCACCATGGAATCGGTGATTCTTCCGAGTTTGGAAAAGTTGGAGCTTATGAGTTGCGGCCTGCGGGAATTGGACATGCTCTACTGGAGACTGCCAGCCTTGAAGTATTTCAACGTGTTCGATAACAGTCTGGTGTCGATCACCAACTTTCCGGAAAGTTTCACCAAAGAGCTGGTATTTGTTCCGGTGGGAAATCGCTGGAGCTGCTCGAAGCTGGAAGCCATTAGCAACCGGGTGACGATCAAAGTAAAAGAACGCGATCACTATTGCGAGCACAAGGTCGCCGACATCTGCTGTAATGGCGGAAATGTCGACTTCAATCTGGTGGACACGCTGGATCAAAAGGTGCAActcctaaaatttcaaaactccaTTCTCTACGAAAAACTTGCGGCCACCAACGAAAAGTTGGAGAAGGTGATCGGAGTCGTGGATCTGCGGGCGGTGAGAAAGTGATCAAACTCTTACTTCACCGTGCGCCGCAGCAGTAGAGATAAAGTTAGATAAGAAAGCGAAGAAGATCCAATTTGTAATCGACATTAGGTGAGGaacgaagagaaaaaaaaaacgaaaatataatttaatacGTGTACAATTTGTTCACAATTGATTAGCGCTCCCGGTGTTAACTTTCGTTTAGTCAATCAAAGCTTCTCATTCAAAAGCACCACCACGGCGAAAAACTGTGGCCGACTGAAATGTGAACAATTCCGCCTTTCCGCTGCAAATGAACGACCATTTGAAGCCACTCGACTCGAATGAATCTGGTTTCACCGAAATTAACAGCTCCTCTATTTTGGACTGCCCGGTAGCATGCAGCGTGCTGCTGCCGGTCGCAGCAAATCGGTTCATTACCTCTTTCATTGATTCTTACGTACGAACTGGTAGCTGGTAGTTCTTTGACGGGGCGTGAGCAAATTATTGGGGAAGTAACGACGATGAATGAATTAATCTGCGAACGCGATGGGAGCTTATTACAATGAGAAATAAAAACTCCTTTCGATCCAAGACGACTAAAATCACACATTGTTTTCAAACTGCGCTAAgccattaaaaattaattgctCGAGTGACAAAAATCCATCAACCCGTGTTGTCTGGAAAGGTTCAGCGCCGAGTtcatattgttttgttttgtatttgaaGTCCAAGGTGAATTGATAAGCCGAAAATCGTGACATATATCTATACAAGGTACGCCTTTCGCCATGAAAGTATTACGCCGTCGCATCATTAATCTTGATCAAACGATTTGTTATGTTTCTGTGTCAAGTTGAACGAAGCAGATATAcgaatttatttttcgattgtttATCATTTCATTGACTTCGGAATAGAGATGGTACTTGAAGCACaccaacaaaaaatttagaacgGAATCAAATATAAAATCTGGACAGTCAAATAATCAACCACTGCTTACAAAACCTCTTCCGATTGTCATTGGAATCCGGaacaaataaacgaaaaaaacatggtCTTCTGAGATGTCTAGAGTTGCAGCCTTCTCGAGCataaatttttgacggtcgccatagacGAAGAAATGTCACCGTTAAaagcagggctggtagcgagtcactttttagtgacttggccactttttttgggtcagtctctaaaaagtcacttttttcattatttggtcactaaagtcaccattttccgaaaaattgtcacttttatcaccaaaagtcacttttttcaccgaaaataaaccaatgaaagggtaattttaattgcgCGTGTTACTATTGACATGAGgcgaaaattgatttgaaaatccgCATTTAATTCCCCCATGTTTGGGTCGGTCCTAAAACAGTGagtgaaataagaatagcaccactatgtgttttgcttgttaaaatatgaatgattgaaaatgacGAAAGTTGTtctccacagtttgttctgaattgcttaacggataaatcaagcataattttgttttttttgacgtagcaattggcgttgaggaccaaaaatgtgaaaaaggggtgcg from the Uranotaenia lowii strain MFRU-FL unplaced genomic scaffold, ASM2978415v1 HiC_scaffold_691, whole genome shotgun sequence genome contains:
- the LOC129760632 gene encoding uncharacterized protein LOC129760632; its protein translation is MVNHWAGPMLLVTILASIAPRELLARNLTCTEHPEAFWQEDGAESWCLIEDVDLEESSEDINFPDHPKIFLRNFHVSYLSPTLLFKMKGAKHLTVESCKMTKLFMSPKLTSMEIKNSDIAEVIIDKDSNYELLNFSLEGVYRKTFPNNLIRLSHMEELTIRHNDLNTLILRQLNGLVKLKILDLSYDRIEQLVIPEVLHLPNLKELILVENKLQKLPLHLHRLKTLEHLNLHSNEIAFLEMSKFNGLTNLKKLVLSGNKLQISTMESVILPSLEKLELMSCGLRELDMLYWRLPALKYFNVFDNSLVSITNFPESFTKELVFVPVGNRWSCSKLEAISNRVTIKVKERDHYCEHKVADICCNGGNVDFNLVDTLDQKVQLLKFQNSILYEKLAATNEKLEKVIGVVDLRAVRK